The following are encoded in a window of Terriglobales bacterium genomic DNA:
- a CDS encoding chorismate mutase, which yields MTIEDWRKKIDEMDLKLVELINQRAAAAREIGKLKNNTNLPIYEPEREKKILEAVKRANKGPLPDSEVQHVFERIIDVMRKLQQQEIHRKQTPSSGETEFDLEVNE from the coding sequence ATGACCATAGAAGACTGGCGTAAGAAAATCGATGAGATGGACCTCAAGCTTGTTGAGCTGATCAACCAGCGCGCCGCAGCAGCGCGGGAGATCGGTAAGCTGAAGAACAACACAAATCTTCCCATTTACGAACCGGAGCGCGAAAAGAAAATCCTCGAGGCAGTGAAGAGGGCTAATAAAGGTCCATTGCCTGACAGCGAGGTTCAGCACGTGTTTGAGCGAATTATCGACGTGATGCGCAAGCTGCAGCAGCAGGAGATCCACCGTAAGCAGACACCGTCTTCGGGCGAGACTGAGTTTGATTTGGAAGTGAACGAGTAG
- the aroF gene encoding 3-deoxy-7-phosphoheptulonate synthase, translating to MQPGASEQQIDNVIERLVTRGFEVHRSTGEQQTVLGAVGAKIDFDIREIELLEAVQQVHRISAPYKLVGRTFRPDGTIVKFSNGVNIGGSEVVVMAGPCSVESREQLFAAAEQVAKAGAKFLRGGAFKPRSSPYSFQGMGVEGLKLLREAGDRYKLLVVTEVMEIGQIELMLPYVDMFQLGARNMQNFNLLRELGKIRKPVLVKRGIAATIEELLLSAEYILAGGNYDVILCERGIRTFETYTRNTMDISAIPIVKKLSHLPMTADPSHGTGRRDKVAPMARAALAAGCDALLIEVHPDPEKALSDGPQSLYPAQFSQLMEELRMIAPAVGRTI from the coding sequence ATGCAACCGGGCGCCAGTGAGCAGCAAATCGACAACGTGATTGAGCGCCTCGTAACTCGCGGATTTGAGGTACACCGCTCGACGGGCGAGCAGCAAACTGTACTGGGCGCTGTGGGCGCCAAGATAGATTTCGATATCCGCGAGATCGAATTGCTCGAGGCTGTACAGCAGGTTCACCGAATCAGCGCTCCATACAAGCTGGTTGGACGAACCTTTCGTCCTGACGGCACCATTGTTAAGTTTTCTAATGGCGTAAACATCGGTGGAAGCGAAGTCGTAGTGATGGCCGGACCTTGTTCTGTCGAGTCGCGCGAGCAGCTCTTCGCGGCGGCGGAGCAAGTCGCAAAGGCGGGAGCGAAGTTTCTGCGCGGCGGCGCCTTCAAACCTCGCAGCTCGCCTTACTCTTTTCAAGGGATGGGAGTCGAAGGACTGAAACTGCTGCGAGAAGCCGGAGACCGTTACAAGCTTCTCGTTGTCACCGAAGTGATGGAGATCGGACAGATCGAGCTCATGCTTCCTTATGTCGATATGTTTCAACTCGGCGCGCGCAACATGCAGAACTTCAACCTTCTGCGCGAACTCGGAAAGATTCGCAAGCCGGTGCTGGTGAAGCGCGGAATCGCAGCGACTATCGAGGAACTCCTGCTCTCAGCCGAGTACATCCTGGCGGGCGGAAACTACGATGTGATCCTGTGCGAGCGCGGCATTCGCACCTTCGAAACCTACACCCGAAACACCATGGACATCTCAGCGATTCCGATTGTGAAAAAACTCTCACATCTTCCTATGACCGCCGATCCGTCGCACGGCACCGGCCGCCGCGACAAAGTTGCACCGATGGCCCGCGCAGCGCTCGCTGCCGGCTGCGACGCCCTCCTGATCGAAGTCCATCCCGATCCAGAGAAGGCGCTTTCAGATGGCCCGCAATCTCTCTATCCCGCTCAATTCTCGCAGCTCATGGAAGAATTGCGAATGATTGCTCCGGCCGTAGGAAGAACCATCTAG
- a CDS encoding Rid family hydrolase: MNTKDERRYVNLPNRRGNLPFSDAVISGDTIYIAGRIGFKPGTIQVPDDPAEEARHMLDGVRSVLRESGSEMKDLVYVQIFCSDVSLFDTFNQVYRQYFSGDLPARAFIGSGPLLFGARFEFIGTAVRQSK; the protein is encoded by the coding sequence TTGAACACGAAGGACGAGAGACGTTACGTCAATCTGCCAAACCGGCGAGGAAATCTGCCATTCAGCGATGCTGTCATTAGCGGTGACACTATCTACATCGCAGGACGCATCGGATTTAAGCCAGGGACGATTCAAGTCCCGGACGATCCCGCCGAGGAAGCTCGACACATGCTCGATGGCGTGCGTTCTGTGCTCAGAGAGTCAGGTTCAGAGATGAAGGATCTGGTATACGTTCAGATCTTCTGTTCGGACGTCTCGCTCTTCGACACGTTCAATCAGGTTTACCGCCAGTACTTTTCCGGAGATCTTCCGGCTCGCGCCTTCATCGGCTCAGGCCCATTGTTGTTCGGAGCTAGATTCGAGTTCATCGGCACTGCAGTCAGGCAATCGAAGTAA